A stretch of DNA from Candidatus Marinimicrobia bacterium CG08_land_8_20_14_0_20_45_22:
CACAATTCCCCAAAGTGCCTATTATTTTAAAGCACCTAAAACTTTCTTTGCTTCAATATATCCAATTTCAATAGCATCTTTCCCTCGATAAAACTCATATGGATTGATATTTCTTGTATCCGGCTCAATGACTAAATCAGGCTTGTGGAGTTCAATTTGAAGTTGTGCAATTACGTCCTGGGCTATATATAATGTATTTTCCGAGATTTTCACTATTCCCGGATGTTTCAATTTATTCTCCGTTTTAGTTGAATCTTTCTTGCGCTCTTTCTCTCTATTATTAATCATTTTGATTTGCTTCGTTATCCAGTCGCTGGTACTTTTCCATGCCCCGGGTGTCTGTGGTTCAGGATTTTCTATTTGTATATATTCTCCTTTTTCGGAGGGAAGCCTGCCATGAAGCACATGGACGGCAATTATATAATCTGCCCCCATTTCTCTTACTACGTCGATTGGCACCGGGTTCACGAGCCCACCATCAACTAAAAATATATCTTGATATTTTACCGGGATGAAAACTATCGGAATAGAGATGCTTGCCCGAACAGCTTCTATCAAACTTCCCTTATTGATGATATATAATTTACCGGTAGAGATATCAGTCGCTGTTGCGGTAAATGGGATTGGCAAATCTTCTATTTTTTTATCGCCATAAAGTGTATATAAGAATTCTTTGACTTTTACTCCATCGATAAATCCTGAAGGAAATAATCCCGGTATGAATAGTTTCGTGACCGTTTTCCAATCAGTCCCAATTACAATTTTTTCGAGAGTGTCAATCGGAACGCCGGATGCATAAGCGGCGCCTATTAGAGCCCCTATACTGCTTCCTGAAATAAAATCAACCTGTATTCCGGCCTCTTCTAATGCTTTAATAACGCCGATATGGGCAAGGCCCTTGGCGGCGCCTCCACTCAGGGCAAGCCCAATTTTAAGATTATTGTCCCTTAATTTTTCAATAGTAAGATTGACATTACGTGTTTTGGGATATCTGTTTTTTCCAGTTTGAGTTGAAACTTTGGGATAGGCGTTTATCGTAAAAATAGAAAATATGAGCAGGAAAAAGAGAAAATTTACACTCGTACTAAAACGATTATTTTTTAAATGACAGCAATTCATATTAACACCTCTTATCTTTATCTAAAAATTCACTAATCTCATTCTCTGCTACTTCACAAATTTTCCTTCGTGATAAATATTTTGTTTTGATTTCGTAGTAAGAAATTTGGGGTAATACAGTAAATCCGATTTCAATAGATTTTAACTGCAGTAACCTTAGTAAATGAATGATAATATTTCCACGAAAATTATGGAAAACGACCTGATTTATATTTTCTTGATTTGGTGTCTCTTTATTTATTTTCTCAATCTGAATAACAACCGGAACGACATTTTTCTTTGTAGTGAATGCTAATTCAAAAAAAGAAGAGTTAAATTTTTTTAATTCAAATCCGTCTCCTGTAGCACCTTCAGGGAAAAAGGCCACATTTAAACTCGTTTTATTCAACAAATTGGATGCTTTTTCGAGTACGATTGGTATTGATCTGTTTTTTTGTCGATCAACAAAAACAAATCCCATTAACATCATAATACTGCCAATGAACGGCATTTGCCTTACATCTACATTTGAAATCACAATACATGGTGATAAAGCCATTAATATAAAAGAATCAAGATATCCCCAATGATTTGAAACAATTATGGCATTTGAAACATCAACGTCTTTCGGCCTTTTTAATTTCACCCCTGCAATAAATAATAGACACTGGAAAAGCGGACGGATAATATATTGTGTGTTGATTTTGATATAAAACCATTTAGTTGTAATTATTGTTACAATTCTCAATATAAAACTTAGCAAAACGCCAGCGGTGAGAAAGATCAGGACAATAAATGATTTTAGAGATGCACGCAGGACATCAACCCAAATGCCAATAATGTCCAACCATATTGGTTTTATAGTCGATTTTATCATAAAAAATTATTTGCAGATTCCATATAGTAATGTATCGGTTACTAAATCTATTTCCTGCTTATTGATTTCCATATCCGAATTTGTAATCATATACAGTTCCATACCTCGTAGTGCCAATGTAAAAATTTTAATAACTTCACTAATATTCATAATCACAAAAAACTTTTTATCTATACCTTCCCGAAAAATGGAATTGAGGATTTGAGTCTCATAATCAGTAAAATCAGCGCGGAATTTTTTTACACTTGTCAATTGTTCAAGATATTGATCTCTCAACGCGGAGTAGGTTATTTCTAATCTATTTAAATATTCTAGTCTCACCCTGATATAAATTCGAAGTCGTTCTTTTGGATTAGATATATCCTTAATGGCATTATTTATAGCATCTTGCATTGTTTTTACCTCTTCACGAACAACTTCGTAAAATATCTGCTCCTTGTCGCGAAAATAATGGTAGAGAGTTGCTTTGCCCATGCAGGATGCCTTGGCAATTTCATCCATTGTAGTCTTGTTAAGGCCAAAACGTGAAAAGATTTTCTGAGCTACTTCAAGGATCGATCGTTTTTTTTGCTCTCTTTTGTTCATCATATTCGACTCATATTTAATATTGGTCGAATAATATGTAGAATAATTTTAAATGTCAAGATTTTAAAATTTCCCAACTCACATATTTTGGAGGCGCGGTTT
This window harbors:
- a CDS encoding patatin; this encodes MNCCHLKNNRFSTSVNFLFFLLIFSIFTINAYPKVSTQTGKNRYPKTRNVNLTIEKLRDNNLKIGLALSGGAAKGLAHIGVIKALEEAGIQVDFISGSSIGALIGAAYASGVPIDTLEKIVIGTDWKTVTKLFIPGLFPSGFIDGVKVKEFLYTLYGDKKIEDLPIPFTATATDISTGKLYIINKGSLIEAVRASISIPIVFIPVKYQDIFLVDGGLVNPVPIDVVREMGADYIIAVHVLHGRLPSEKGEYIQIENPEPQTPGAWKSTSDWITKQIKMINNREKERKKDSTKTENKLKHPGIVKISENTLYIAQDVIAQLQIELHKPDLVIEPDTRNINPYEFYRGKDAIEIGYIEAKKVLGALK
- a CDS encoding TetR family transcriptional regulator, producing MMNKREQKKRSILEVAQKIFSRFGLNKTTMDEIAKASCMGKATLYHYFRDKEQIFYEVVREEVKTMQDAINNAIKDISNPKERLRIYIRVRLEYLNRLEITYSALRDQYLEQLTSVKKFRADFTDYETQILNSIFREGIDKKFFVIMNISEVIKIFTLALRGMELYMITNSDMEINKQEIDLVTDTLLYGICK